The stretch of DNA acttcattgttatggcattgatgactccaaaacacttcattgatgtgccaatgagttcttacttcatcgttattgcattgatggtctatttatatgtctcttattgatgtatcattgtttcaaagtatccaAAATGCGGTGGccaccgaaataacaatctcaaaaattaattgaactaagtgatggaagttctctcttatcgggtggtatcctagggacATAAGCCTATAATGGGTTGattcctatttatgtgtttatgggtggtatcccaagggcataagcctatcagggtcgatcccagttgatatgtactggaggcagcctaatggtcacagtacagtacagtaatgattaaaaagatgataagaacgaatgtaaagtgattgaataaatacaatgtacaggttgtcacaagttctagtacgTGTGGTCCACTCCTGTGATTTTTTCGGTAGTGCAGCTACAATTAATATGTGTTCCAAGTGTCAAAAGGACATGATACTACTGAAGAAGGAACATGCAAAGCTTGCATTTGCATCAAGCAAAGACGATGTACGCAGAAGCTCAAGTAGTGATGAATCAGAACTTGCTCTTACAGGTGCCGCGGTTGTATCTGCAGATTTAGCCT from Capsicum annuum cultivar UCD-10X-F1 unplaced genomic scaffold, UCD10Xv1.1 ctg12421, whole genome shotgun sequence encodes:
- the LOC124890130 gene encoding zinc finger A20 and AN1 domain-containing stress-associated protein 4-like, producing LSQVLVRVVHSCDFFGSAATINMCSKCQKDMILLKKEHAKLAFASSKDDVRRSSSSDESELALTGAAVVSADLASQISQVKSKEGLKKCTSCRKRVALMRFSCKCGDLFCAVHHYSDKHNCPFNYRNAGQNAIAKPNPIIVAEKLNKI